A segment of the Nasonia vitripennis strain AsymCx chromosome 2, Nvit_psr_1.1, whole genome shotgun sequence genome:
tttatttaatgatcACATTAATACTTTTTCAAAGTGGAAATAACATAATGACGGTTGAGTTCAAGTTCACAGAATACTTTATCAATGAGCCTGATAGGTATAAGTACTTATTCAGAGACgcaataatacaaaaaataacttACGGGATTTAACATAACCCATAATACCACCGGCTGCTACGGCAGCAGCGTAAGCAAATCCAGGAATATCAATAGGCATTCtgtattttgtttaaataaactaGTTGTAAGCCGGTAAGTAGAAGATTTTGTATTCTAGCGATAGAGATATATAGAGCTCCACTTTTAATCTCTGAATGTTGATCACACCGAATGACGAGCAACAAATATATACATTAGCGGTAAACTCATGCGCGCGTCGATTCGTCTTCTGCGTGTTACTTTTATACTGCTGATGATGTTACCTGTAACTATACATTCCTCCCACGATTCTAAACCAGTCAAAACATACGCTAttgtaattaaataataaatttgttaatttttagaaatcgaaaattttatttccatATTATACGTCATATCtttaagtttttataaattaaaataggCGAGACAAATAATTTATGCTGTTATCTCTTTTAAATTTCGCGCGTTTTTTCTCTTGATTCAGCGTTCACCTATACATCTTCACGTTTTTCAACAAATTCAtacaatttatagtaaaaaccAAGGTAAGAAAAGCtgtaaaaattggaaaaagcGTATACTTAGTATAATtgcttaatttgtttaaaagaataataaaaatttatttctaaatgATACTCTATAAAATGTAGAGGCGCTGCTACGCACGGCCGCACCAATCGCATGTTCGTATGCACTTGTTGTTCTTCCTCCTTTCACAATCCAAGCgcacaacaaaatatttttaaaaatgttggaaagcaaatagtttattgtcttcaatttttattgtatcaCAAAGTAGTGCTTTATCAATAAATTGACAATTCTTGACCTCACTCGTCTACAAACTCTTAGTAAATGTATAATTGACTTTCAAGGCTATTGTTTACTACCACTCTACAAATCAGCTGATCAGCACGAATGTGTGTTCCTTGGTATCGTAGGCATTAGTCGTTAAATTAGAAAAACTGCTTTTCTTCCGTTTCTGGCATATTTTCATTGTGACTGTGTGTCAAAAGTGTAGATTTCAAGGTTATAAGTCAGTGCTCTCAAGCTAATTCTAAGAAATATCTGATAAGACGTGCAACTCCTGCAAGTCACTGACACTGTCAGTTTATAAGTTTGAGATTTCAGTCATTCGCGGTGTAATCCTTTACGCGAGACATTGTTCTAACATTCTAGAATTGAAGAAAGAGATTTTATTTGCCTGAAATCATGCTGTCGGACAAATATATGTACCGTACTGGAAATATCCTTTCGCTGAATGAGTTGAAAAAGAAGGCTGGGCTTAATTCCGGGGATGAAGTGAGTTTTCAATTAATGTTATAATATGTTgtaatatttcaataattacATTTATTGCATCATGCATGATTGtatgtgaaaaatatttatttcagttGATCgaagcaataaaaataactctGGAAGAAAAAAGCAAAGGAGATGGAGTCAATATTGTAAGTAATGTAATTATAAGCAAATCATTCAAGTTTCAATCATCTGGCTCTTAgagaaatagtaatttttaaattaaattattcatgtTTCAGAGTAATGGTGAAGATATAAATCCTGAAAATGTAGATAGAAAAGAGATGAAAATTactgtgaaaatatttttagctAAATCAGATTCAAAGTCATTAGAGGAAGCCGTGACGCAAGGTAGGAAAAATCCCATTCATAGTGTTGGAAAACTgtcttgataaaaaaaaaagactttAATATTCAATCTTACTTTCAGTTTGTGAAGTTCTGAAATCTGATATAATTGAGTCTTTGGTAATAGttcttaataaaaatgaaaatacagAGGATATTCTGCCTTCATTACAACGCTTTTGGACTGTGCTAgaagaatatttcaaaaaggGAAAGCTCATGAGTATTGGAGTTAGTGATATGGATACAGAAAAATTCATACAACTCTTCAATTGGGCTAATGTAAGTTTAGAGATGTTGTCTGATATTAAACAATCAATGATGTAaatagtaaataataataattctaatttACAGGTGAAGCCTAATATCATACAAATCAACCTTGCAACATGTTGCGTGGTACCACCTGCTCTTCAAGAATTCACAAAACAAAATGATATTCAGTTGTTAACTCACAGCGATCCAGATCGTAAGTATTTTTGACATTAGCTTTGctgattatatattttttgcatacatcatattttttaacaaattccTCAATAATACATTTCTACTCCTCGAATTTGAGGAGagtatttcatttattgcgCTTGGCTGAAATTCGCACCA
Coding sequences within it:
- the LOC100120263 gene encoding glutamate--cysteine ligase regulatory subunit, which codes for MLSDKYMYRTGNILSLNELKKKAGLNSGDELIEAIKITLEEKSKGDGVNISNGEDINPENVDRKEMKITVKIFLAKSDSKSLEEAVTQVCEVLKSDIIESLVIVLNKNENTEDILPSLQRFWTVLEEYFKKGKLMSIGVSDMDTEKFIQLFNWANVKPNIIQINLATCCVVPPALQEFTKQNDIQLLTHSDPDPILPKESLAEFFGDNAELNWVARYQVHLRCRGVLSSKGYLIRVDRST